ATGCAATTGCCGTGAAAGCGGGATACACCAAAGAGAACAACAACGAAACCTACCTCGGGCTTACAGCTACTGACTATGCGAATGATCCCTATTCGCGATATGCCGCTTCAGCAAAGGACAATATGCGTTCGGAACATGATCTTGCAAGTGTGCGGTATGCACTGCGCCTCAAGAAGGGTCCCGAGATCGCTGCGACATTCTACAGAACGAACACCTTTCGCAACTGGTACAAATTGGATAAGGTGACCGACAGCACTGGGACGTCAACCGGGATCAGTGAATTGCTAAGCGATCCACAGGCACATTCCGACGCGTTCAATACGCTGCGCGGAAATACATCCGCGGATGATGCTCTTTCGATCAAAGCGAACAACCGCAATTACCAATCGTCCGGTGCGCAACTGATCGTTACGCATACGATCCAACGCGCGAAAACAAAGCAGGGTCTTGAAGCTGGGGTCCGTTTGCACAGTGATTACATGGATCGCTTTCAATGGACCGATGGATGGCGCATGAACAACGGCGAACTTTATCAGACCAGCAGTGGTGTGCCTGGAACGGAAAGCAACAGGATCGCGACGGCCGATGCGATCGCGGCGCATGCAGCGTACGATCTGGACCTCGGTCGTCTTGCCATTCATCCTGGCATTCGCTACGAGCATATCGTTATGGCGCAAGATGATTTTGGAAAACAAGATCCCGGGCGCACAGGAAATGCATTGGGCACCACTACGAATACAGTGGATGTGTGGATACCCGGTATAGGTGCTGATCTTGAATTGAGCAAATTGGTCAGCGTGTTCGCAGGTTTACACAAAGGCTTCTCTCCTCCGGGTGTTCAACCGGGCACGTTGCCGGAATCCAGCATCAATTACGAGTTGGGTGTTCGCGTGGAGCGCACGGGTCTGAATGTGCAATTGATCGGCTTCCTGAACAACTACAGTGAGATGCTCGGTAGCGATCTAGCAGCAGCCGGAGGAAGTGGTACGGGTGATCTTTTCAACGCCGGAAAAGCAGTGGTGCAAGGCGTGGAATTCTATGCGAATTGGGATGTGCTGAACGGGTTGAGTACGCGGATGCGCATGCCGCTATCGGTTGCATACACGTTCACTGATGCGCGATTCGGTTCCAGTTTCAATAGCAGTTTCGAACCATGGGGCAATGTGCTGGAAGGTGATCGCATACCATATACTCCAACGCACCAGATCAACGGACGGCTCGACCTTGTTACAGGAAAATTCACTTGCGGCATTAGTGCAAACTATCAAAGCGAAGTAGCAACGGTTACCGGTTCACTCAACGATGCCAACACAACGATCATCGCCGCGCGAACGATCGTAGATGCGAATGCGTCGTACCGTTTCAACGCGCACTTCGAGGTGTTCAGCACGGTAGCGAACCTTGGTAACACCGTGTACCAAGCAGCGCAACTACCCGCAGGCTACCGACCCGGAATGCCGCGGATGGTGCAGGGTGGCGTTCGGTTGCGGTTCTGAGAACGTTATAGGTGATCCTTGTGGATCGGCGTGAAGACCATGTTTGGGATGATGCGCATTCAAAGGCCGAAGGGTTCTCCGCCATGCAGCGGAAGACCACTGCGGAGGCTCGACCGCGTGGGTTAACCCTGCGCGGATTCAAATGTTGCTTGTTTGGGGCGGTTTTTTGTGGTTCTCTTGGAGTTTTGTAATGCGGGGTTTGTGCTATTGAAGACCGAAGATTGATTGTATAACATCAAGGCTATCGAGAACAATATGAAGACCCCCTCCTACTTGCATTTGGGCGCAATATGTTTCCGCTTCAGGTGAGTCCATGACCGGTACAGTAGTTCCGTTAGAAAATACTAAGCAGGTATTGCACGATTGCACTGCGTTATTTTTGCACGGCAGTGGGACAATGTCATAGGCTTTAGGCAACGTTGTGCGGTCTTCGTACGCGAATAAACGATCACTGTTTTCAACGAGGAATAGGCTTAACGTACTGTCTGCTGAAATGTGCAACAAGGTCTTGCAAGGGAAGTTGACAATTTTAGTATGTCCGTTGGACAGTGCCGTTTGCTGATTAATGGTGTCAACTTGTGAAGACGGTTTCGTACTCCTAACGTTAATTGTATCTGGATTTTGGCAAGCCAACAGACACAATGAAAGAATAATGGCGAAACTTTTAAACCTCCGAAGGGTCTGTCCGGTCCTGGCTTTGAGCCGGGACGGCGGACGACCCTGTGACTCAATAGCGGAATCGTTCATGACCTTCCAAATCTAAGGTAATGTAGACACGCAAACTATTAGCTTGGTTTGGGTACCCTTTTAGCAGCCGAAGGGTTCTCCGCCATGCGGTGGAAGCATCTACGGAGGCTCGTTTCGCGATTCCCCCTGAGGTGGATTAGAGTCGGGCTTCAAGCTATTGACCCGATTTGGTCAAGTTGGAAAATATGGTTGCATCATCCATACGATTGTCCCAGATCAAAAGTATCTTGACACTATCGGAATCAACGGAATAGAACAAGGACACGTTCTTATGCATTACCAACTTTCGAAATTCAGAGCCTTCAACTACAACGCCAATTCCGGGATACACTGCGATACTATGGATCGAATCGTCGATCATGGAATGAAGATCATCAACGATCGTTTCGTCCCACATTCGCCTGACATATTCCGTCAACTCCACCAACGAGCGCGCAGCTAGGGGCGTCCAAACAACCTTCTTGGTCATTTCCGATCCTTCAACAGATCCTTCACCGAGGTGTGCTCAACGCAACCAGAAAGATCCGTTTCGGCAGAGATCCTTAAGAGTTCCATGATCTTTTCAGGAACGGCAACCGTAGTGGCATTCTTGAGCGAATCAAGATGATCCAATACAACTTTATCATTGACCGAGTTGATCCAATTGATAAGCTCGATCTTTTGTTGTTCCAAATTCATACAAGCAAATTTATG
The nucleotide sequence above comes from Flavobacteriales bacterium. Encoded proteins:
- a CDS encoding TonB-dependent receptor, with amino-acid sequence MNALLIGGIGRFFRYSSVAFLPVLFGLAPVWVVAQTGSVSGAVTDEQGAPIPFVGVSLGPNGSTIVADANGKFGFNALAPGSYSVRYTSVGYEVVEKQIQVTNGAVTNVAQPLAENVVDLKAFSVLSSITGGSGPSRTMAGSAWYIGPKEIEAQATTDIHRLLRSVPGVNIQEEDGFGLRPNIGLRGAGSERSSKITLMEDGVLIAPAPYASPAAYYFPVTGRMHAVEVVKGSSQVRYGPLTTGGAVNLISTPVPDKEQAMLGMWGGSFGTRNLHANAGATVGRHQFLAETFQQGSDGFKQLSNGGNTGFDKQDYLGKWQWTSSDSGRVQHAIAVKAGYTKENNNETYLGLTATDYANDPYSRYAASAKDNMRSEHDLASVRYALRLKKGPEIAATFYRTNTFRNWYKLDKVTDSTGTSTGISELLSDPQAHSDAFNTLRGNTSADDALSIKANNRNYQSSGAQLIVTHTIQRAKTKQGLEAGVRLHSDYMDRFQWTDGWRMNNGELYQTSSGVPGTESNRIATADAIAAHAAYDLDLGRLAIHPGIRYEHIVMAQDDFGKQDPGRTGNALGTTTNTVDVWIPGIGADLELSKLVSVFAGLHKGFSPPGVQPGTLPESSINYELGVRVERTGLNVQLIGFLNNYSEMLGSDLAAAGGSGTGDLFNAGKAVVQGVEFYANWDVLNGLSTRMRMPLSVAYTFTDARFGSSFNSSFEPWGNVLEGDRIPYTPTHQINGRLDLVTGKFTCGISANYQSEVATVTGSLNDANTTIIAARTIVDANASYRFNAHFEVFSTVANLGNTVYQAAQLPAGYRPGMPRMVQGGVRLRF
- a CDS encoding type II toxin-antitoxin system RelE/ParE family toxin, translating into MTKKVVWTPLAARSLVELTEYVRRMWDETIVDDLHSMIDDSIHSIAVYPGIGVVVEGSEFRKLVMHKNVSLFYSVDSDSVKILLIWDNRMDDATIFSNLTKSGQ